One Anopheles marshallii chromosome 3, idAnoMarsDA_429_01, whole genome shotgun sequence genomic region harbors:
- the LOC128713927 gene encoding metaxin-2 yields MASTIESFYNRTTTADMKDWPRNAVLYQPYEEEQILLAENASCLAVRTYLKMLNLPVAVEQRANAEFISPGGRRTKLPVLRVENFIYAEFDHIVTFVEQNFNKSLSADLSSEDKDLVRSLICLAEHMFTNAEQYISWVDADVRDAVTKQRNGCVFPFPLNYVQNWRKESAVKQQLRMADYLNVNLDRVVADVDHLCQDLSNRLGDNMYFFGEKPTELDALVFGHLYSIFTMKLPNNVLAETINKHSNLKNLCFHIDVDYFTAKEKGKLMK; encoded by the exons ATGGCATCGACAATAGAAAGCTTTTACAATAGAACGACGACTGCCG ACATGAAGGATTGGCCACGCAATGCCGTTTTGTACCAGCCGTACGAGGAGGAACAGATACTGCTGGCGGAAAATGCTAGCTGTCTGGCGGTACGAACCTATCTAAAAATGCTTAACCTTCCCGTGGCAGTGGAGCAACGGGCGAATGCGGAATTCATCTCGCCCGGTGGCCGGCGAACGAAGCTGCCCGTGCTACGGGTAGAAAACTTCATATACGCCGAGTTTGATCACATCGTCACGTTCGTGGagcaaaattttaacaaatcacTCAGTGCAGACCTTTCATCGGAAGATAAAGATTTGGTGCGTTCACTCATCTGCCTGGCGGAGCACATGTTTACCAATGCCGAGCAGTACATCAGCTGGGTGGATGCGGATGTGCGCGACGCAGTGACGAAGCAACGCAATGGATGTGTGTTTCCGTTTCCGCTTAATTATGTGCAGAACTGGCGCAAGGAAAGTGCCGTAAAGCAACAGCTTCGGATGGCAGATTACCTAAACGTAAACTTGGACAGGGTCGTAGCGGATGTGGATCACCTGTGTCAGGATTTGAGCAACCGGTTGGGCGATAATATGTATTTCTTCGGTGAAAA GCCAACGGAATTGGATGCGCTCGTGTTTGGTCATCTGTACAGTATTTTTACCATGAAGCTGCCTAACAACGTGCTTGCCGAAACAATCAACAAGCACagcaatttgaaaaatttgtgCTTCCACATCGACGTGGATTACTTTACGGCGAAGGAAAAGggcaaattaatgaaataa
- the LOC128711180 gene encoding uncharacterized protein LOC128711180 encodes MTAKRSLTLLVLVAISYYKGSWCDKIQMSTELPSKASHITQPETSWNQSSAVFDPAFYVTTDFILRLNELIKHLATYSLDNTLEPRDAIDLAGAMWNQTEASLEDIVTRSRSTTANRRNGNLTNLALRTALEAVQSEKSNFLRQMANYNHSKATPEIDAISLIDRTTQDGDVVMSDPDMTLIMHSSVHELTTVSMGLLHSLEGITVPNRQARANPTQSSVEKFLAVFKRAIVDTKLNFQTQANRVLRRVRAHLSALDGTRELGSYLKSYADLITMFKKDVNKLLYMTYRSVEMSLNPYRTRIDEELTMGISDQLTTAGMSNGHAYLYLCFKRYIFPYYDQSLAVAKLLHCGEPELKTMEYLVTVAIPILERAAISDSSAVQMNVICASGSTECMNNYYMSLSDQLYAAQERFQSYEHFIELELLALSHRVDVCAYSTVLDVENYVQVIKAKFQSCLNTGSVN; translated from the exons ATGACCGCAAAACGTTCCCTAACGCTGCTAGTGCTGGTAGCCATCAGTTACTACAAAGGAAGTTGGTGTGACAAGATCCAAATGTCTACAGAACTGCCCAGTAAAGCATCGCACATTACACAACCTGAAACGAGCTGGAATCAATCTAGCGCCGTGTTTGATCCAGCGTTCTACGTGACAACAGATTTTATTCTCCGTTTGAATGAACTCATCAAGCACTTGGCAACGTACTCGCTGGATAATACACTCGAGCCACGGGATGCTATCGACCTTGCGGGGGCCATGTGGAATCAAACGGAAGCCTCACTGGAAGATATTGTGACGCGTTCCCGGTCTACTACTGCCAATCGGCGGAATGGTAATTTAACGAACCTTGCCCTACGCACCGCACTGGAAGCAGTACAATCGGAGAAGAGTAACTTTTTAAGACAAATGGCGAACTACAACCATTCCAAAGCAACCCCGGAGATCGACGCCATATCGTTAATCGATCGTACAACACAAGATGGCGACGTGGTAATGTCCGATCCGGACATGACGCTTATTATGCACTCAAGCGTACACGAACTAACAACCGTCTCGATGGGACTGTTGCATTCGCTGGAAGGCATCACCGTCCCCAACCGGCAGGCGAGAGCCAACCCAACACAAAGTTCCGTCGAAAAGTTTCTCGCCGTTTTCAAGCGTGCCATAGTGGACACTAAGTTAAACTTTCAAACCCAAGCCAATCGGGTGCTCAGACGTGTCCGTGCACATCTTTCCGCACTCGACGGAACACGAGAGTTGGGGAGCTACTTGAAGTCTTATGCAGATCTTATCACGATGTTCAAGAAGGATGTCAATAAACTGCTTTACATGACGTACAGATCCGTTGAGATGTCGCTGAACCCTTACCGCACGAGGATTGACGAGGAGCTTACCATGGGTATCTCCGATCAGCTTACCACGGCCGGAATGTCCAACGGGCATGCATATCTTTATCTGTGCTTCAAGCGATACATCTTCCCCTACTACGACCAATCGCTGGCGGTGGCAAAGTTACTGCACTGTGGTGAACCGGAATTAAAAACGATGGAGTATCTGGTGACGGTAGCCATACCGATCCTGGAACGTGCCGCCATATCCGATAGTAGCGCGGTGCAGATGAATGTTATCTGCGCAAGTGGTTCCACAGAGTGTATGAATAAT tATTACATGTCATTGAGCGACCAGTTATATGCGGCCCAAGAACGCTTCCAGAGTTATGAGCACTTCATAGAACTGGAGCTGTTGGCGCTGTCGCATCGGGTAGATGTCTGCGCGTACTCGACTGTGTTAGATGTGGAGAATTACGTACAAGTGATCAAAGCGAAATTCCAATCCTGCTTGAACACGGGATCAGTTAACTAA